Proteins from a genomic interval of Zingiber officinale cultivar Zhangliang chromosome 1B, Zo_v1.1, whole genome shotgun sequence:
- the LOC121982717 gene encoding patellin-6-like, whose amino-acid sequence MEPAQATPDVIPSPKPATKRSLLSSLMEAATTAAALQNSSFDEDSYFLSALKPSELRALDELKQLLSSAAKPISIWGVPVAPPPPSAAADDEASGRADVVLLKFLRARDFDAGQAHAMLLRCAEWRSEFGADGVAEEELAGFKELEGVVAYMHGWDRGGHPVCYNAYGVFKDKAVYERVLGDAGKLQRFLRWRIQVMERGVRQLQLRPGGVNAIIQVTDLRDMPKRELRAASKHILSLFQDNYPEMVSRKVFVNVPWYFSMLYAVISPLLTDRTKSKFVIAGEGNVTETLYKFIRPEFVPVQYGGLSRPGELQNDPPKPATEFAIKGGEKVDLEIEGIEGGATIAWDIAVGGWDLDYGAAYVPTDHGSYTIVVEKTRRIPASAEEPIHDVFTAKEAGKMVLSLDNTGSRRRKVAAYRYFVRRQSN is encoded by the exons ATGGAGCCAGCTCAAGCTACCCCTGATGTCATTCCTTCGCCCAAGCCAGCCACAAAACGGAGCCTTTTGAGTTCCCTCATGGAGGCCGCCACCACCGCCGCCGCCCTCCAGAACTCCTCCTTCGACGAGGACTCTTACTTTCTGTCTGCCCTCAAGCCGTCGGAGCTCAGGGCCCTGGATGAACTCAAGCAGCTGCTCTCCTCCGCCGCCAAGCCCATCTCCATCTGGGGCGTCCCGGTCGCGCCGCCCCCTCCTTCCGCCGCCGCCGACGACGAGGCCTCGGGGCGCGCGGACGTGGTGCTCCTCAAGTTCCTTCGCGCGCGCGACTTCGACGCGGGGCAGGCGCACGCGATGCTGCTGCGGTGCGCGGAGTGGCGGTCGGAGTTCGGCGCGGATGGCGTGGCGGAGGAGGAGCTGGCGGGGTTCAAGGAGCTGGAGGGCGTGGTGGCGTACATGCACGGCTGGGACCGGGGCGGTCACCCCGTGTGCTACAATGCCTACGGCGTCTTCAAGGACAAGGCCGTGTACGAGCGCGTGCTGGGCGACGCCGGCAAGCTGCAGCGATTTCTCCGTTGGCGGATCCAGGTGATGGAGCGCGGCGTCCGCCAGCTCCAGCTCCGCCCCGGCGGTGTAAACGCCATCATACAAGTCACTGACCTCAGGGACATGCCCAAGCGCGAGCTCCGCGCTGCCTCCAAGCACATCCTCTCTCTCTTCCAGGACAACTACCCCGAAATGGTTTCAAGAAAG GTGTTCGTCAATGTCCCATGGTACTTCAGCATGCTCTACGCTGTAATAAGCCCTCTCCTGACTGATAGGACCAAAAGCAAATTTGTGATCGCCGGAGAAGGAAACGTGACCGAGACTCTCTACAA GTTCATCCGTCCGGAGTTCGTGCCGGTGCAGTACGGAGGGCTGAGCCGCCCAGGTGAGCTCCAGAACGATCCGCCCAAGCCGGCCACGGAGTTCGCCATCAAAGGCGGCGAAAAAGTAGACCTCGAAATCGAAGGCATTGAG GGAGGAGCGACCATAGCGTGGGACATTGCGGTGGGCGGGTGGGACTTGGACTACGGCGCCGCGTACGTGCCGACCGACCACGGGAGCTACACGATCGTCGTGGAGAAAACGAGGAGGATTCCGGCGTCGGCGGAAGAGCCAATCCACGACGTGTTCACCGCCAAGGAAGCCGGAAAGATGGTGCTGTCGTTGGACAACACCGGCTCCCGGCGAAGGAAGGTGGCGGCCTATCGATACTTCGTCCGCAGacagtcaaattaa
- the LOC122005491 gene encoding macrophage migration inhibitory factor homolog, protein MPCLNLSTNASLDGVDTSAILSVASKTVARLIGKPEAYVMVVLKGSVPISFGGNEQPAAYGELVSIGGLNPDTNKKLSAAIAEILETKLSVPKSRFFLKFYDTKGSNFGWNGSTF, encoded by the exons ATGCCGTGCCTCAATCTCTCTACCAACGCCTCCCTCGACGGCGTCGACACCTCGGCCATCCTCTCCGTGGCCTCCAAGACTGTCGCCAGGCTCATCGGAAAGCCAGAAGCC TATGTGATGGTGGTGCTTAAGGGGTCGGTGCCGATCTCCTTCGGTGGCAACGAGCAGCCTGCGGCGTACGGCGAGCTGGTTTCCATCGGCGGCCTCAATCCCGACACCAACAAGAAACTGAGCGCTGCCATCGCGGAAATCCTCGAGACCAAGCTGTCCGTCCCCAAATCCcgcttcttcctcaagttttatgACACCAAG GGTTCGAACTTCGGGTGGAATGGATCCACTTTCTAG
- the LOC121982728 gene encoding plant intracellular Ras-group-related LRR protein 8-like isoform X1 has product MEASKEVDGGPSTMTVHVKFTGRTLPVSLQEDATVNELKSLLQPLTNVLPRGQTLIFKGRVLTDKMSLKSVPVSNGSKLMLIASQGLHQGDGPITKDSTSQTANSRRILDAKKAQVSHTKTFIEKSRSEKWKLTGVVALSECHLEAVPEEVWSCESSIRVLDISNNLIREVPTKVGLLQSLNKLLLNANNITDDSISWEGLSSLKSLTVLSINQNCLTMLPSTVGTLTSLCQLHLSYNKITSLPDELGSLNKLEILKVANNRLSSIPSIIGNCKSLVEIDLSCNLLVDLPETVGNLLDLKVLILRNNGLKSLPSALFKMCTQLSTLDLHGTQITNDSLRQIFTRLKDGKILMNAGVQSIRNNSISAWGLQGCLMRVRTMIKSTDRFPLYPLIIR; this is encoded by the exons ATGGAGGCGTCGAAGGAGGTCGACGGCGGTCCCTCGACCATGACCGTCCACGTCAAGTTCACCGGGCGGACGCTCCCCGTCTCCCTGCAGGAGGATGCCACCGTTAATGAACTGAAGTCCCTTCTCCAGCCACTCACCAACGTCCTCCCTCGTGGTCAAACCCTAATCTTCAAAG GCAGAGTTCTTACAGATAAAATGAGCTTGAAGTCAGTTCCAGTATCCAACGGTTCGAAGCTCATGCTGATAGCGTCTCAAGGTCTTCATCAAGGG GATGGCCCCATAACTAAAGACTCTACATCTCAAACAGCTAACTCAAGGAGGATTCTTGATGCTAAGAAAGCCCAAGTTAGTCACACAAAGACATTTATTGAGAAAAGTCGGTCTGAAAAATGGAAGTTGACTGGTGTTGTGGCCTTATCGGAGTGCCATTTAGAG GCAGTACCTGAAGAAGTATGGTCTTGTGAATCTTCTATAAGAGTATTGGACATCAGCAACAACCTTATTCGTGAAGTACCAACTAAAGTTGGATTATTGCAGTCACTGAAT AAGTTGTTGCTGAATGCAAATAATATAACTGATGACAGCATAAGTTGGGAGGGTCTATCATCCCTGAAGTCTTTGACTGTTTTATCAATTAACCAAAACTG TTTAACTATGTTGCCATCTACAGTGGGCACCTTAACTTCGCTTTGCCAACTCCATCTTTCATACAACAAGATCACAAGCTTACCAGATGAATTGGGATCATTGAATAAACTTGAGATACTGAAAGTTGCCAATAATAG GTTGAGTTCAATACCTTCGATTATAGGAAATTGCAAATCTCTTGTTGAG ATCGATTTATCATGTAATCTGCTAGTTGATCTTCCAGAAACTGTTGGGAATTTGCTTGATTTAAAG GTCCTGATTCTCAGAAACAACGGACTTAAATCCCTCCCTTCAGCATTATTTAAAATGTGTACTCAATTGTCGACGCTGGACCTACATGGCACTCAAATTACCAATGATTCTCTTCGCCAG ATATTCACCAGGTTGAAGGATGGAAAGATTTTGATGAACGCCGGCGTTCAAAGCATCAGAAACAACTCGATTTCCGCGTGGGGTCTTCAGGGGTGTTTGATGAGGGTGCGGACGATGATCAAATCCACAGATAGATTTCCCTTGTATCCATTAATAATACGATAA
- the LOC121982728 gene encoding plant intracellular Ras-group-related LRR protein 8-like isoform X3, with product MEASKEVDGGPSTMTVHVKFTGRTLPVSLQEDATVNELKSLLQPLTNVLPRGQTLIFKGRVLTDKMSLKSVPVSNGSKLMLIASQGLHQGDGPITKDSTSQTANSRRILDAKKAQVSHTKTFIEKSRSEKWKLTGVVALSECHLEAVPEEVWSCESSIRVLDISNNLIREVPTKVGLLQSLNKLLLNANNITDDSISWEGLSSLKSLTVLSINQNCLTMLPSTVGTLTSLCQLHLSYNKITSLPDELGSLNKLEILKVANNRLSSIPSIIGNCKSLVEIDLSCNLLVDLPETVGNLLDLKVLILRNNGLKSLPSALFKMCTQLSTLDLHGTQITNDSLRQVEGWKDFDERRRSKHQKQLDFRVGSSGVFDEGADDDQIHR from the exons ATGGAGGCGTCGAAGGAGGTCGACGGCGGTCCCTCGACCATGACCGTCCACGTCAAGTTCACCGGGCGGACGCTCCCCGTCTCCCTGCAGGAGGATGCCACCGTTAATGAACTGAAGTCCCTTCTCCAGCCACTCACCAACGTCCTCCCTCGTGGTCAAACCCTAATCTTCAAAG GCAGAGTTCTTACAGATAAAATGAGCTTGAAGTCAGTTCCAGTATCCAACGGTTCGAAGCTCATGCTGATAGCGTCTCAAGGTCTTCATCAAGGG GATGGCCCCATAACTAAAGACTCTACATCTCAAACAGCTAACTCAAGGAGGATTCTTGATGCTAAGAAAGCCCAAGTTAGTCACACAAAGACATTTATTGAGAAAAGTCGGTCTGAAAAATGGAAGTTGACTGGTGTTGTGGCCTTATCGGAGTGCCATTTAGAG GCAGTACCTGAAGAAGTATGGTCTTGTGAATCTTCTATAAGAGTATTGGACATCAGCAACAACCTTATTCGTGAAGTACCAACTAAAGTTGGATTATTGCAGTCACTGAAT AAGTTGTTGCTGAATGCAAATAATATAACTGATGACAGCATAAGTTGGGAGGGTCTATCATCCCTGAAGTCTTTGACTGTTTTATCAATTAACCAAAACTG TTTAACTATGTTGCCATCTACAGTGGGCACCTTAACTTCGCTTTGCCAACTCCATCTTTCATACAACAAGATCACAAGCTTACCAGATGAATTGGGATCATTGAATAAACTTGAGATACTGAAAGTTGCCAATAATAG GTTGAGTTCAATACCTTCGATTATAGGAAATTGCAAATCTCTTGTTGAG ATCGATTTATCATGTAATCTGCTAGTTGATCTTCCAGAAACTGTTGGGAATTTGCTTGATTTAAAG GTCCTGATTCTCAGAAACAACGGACTTAAATCCCTCCCTTCAGCATTATTTAAAATGTGTACTCAATTGTCGACGCTGGACCTACATGGCACTCAAATTACCAATGATTCTCTTCGCCAG GTTGAAGGATGGAAAGATTTTGATGAACGCCGGCGTTCAAAGCATCAGAAACAACTCGATTTCCGCGTGGGGTCTTCAGGGGTGTTTGATGAGGGTGCGGACGATGATCAAATCCACAGATAG
- the LOC121982728 gene encoding plant intracellular Ras-group-related LRR protein 8-like isoform X2: MEASKEVDGGPSTMTVHVKFTGRTLPVSLQEDATVNELKSLLQPLTNVLPRGQTLIFKGRVLTDKMSLKSVPVSNGSKLMLIASQGLHQGDGPITKDSTSQTANSRRILDAKKAQVSHTKTFIEKSRSEKWKLTGVVALSECHLEAVPEEVWSCESSIRVLDISNNLIREVPTKVGLLQSLNKLLLNANNITDDSISWEGLSSLKSLTVLSINQNCLTMLPSTVGTLTSLCQLHLSYNKITSLPDELGSLNKLEILKVANNRLSSIPSIIGNCKSLVEIDLSCNLLVDLPETVGNLLDLKVLILRNNGLKSLPSALFKMCTQLSTLDLHGTQITNDSLRQVEDNKRVEGWKDFDERRRSKHQKQLDFRVGSSGVFDEGADDDQIHR, translated from the exons ATGGAGGCGTCGAAGGAGGTCGACGGCGGTCCCTCGACCATGACCGTCCACGTCAAGTTCACCGGGCGGACGCTCCCCGTCTCCCTGCAGGAGGATGCCACCGTTAATGAACTGAAGTCCCTTCTCCAGCCACTCACCAACGTCCTCCCTCGTGGTCAAACCCTAATCTTCAAAG GCAGAGTTCTTACAGATAAAATGAGCTTGAAGTCAGTTCCAGTATCCAACGGTTCGAAGCTCATGCTGATAGCGTCTCAAGGTCTTCATCAAGGG GATGGCCCCATAACTAAAGACTCTACATCTCAAACAGCTAACTCAAGGAGGATTCTTGATGCTAAGAAAGCCCAAGTTAGTCACACAAAGACATTTATTGAGAAAAGTCGGTCTGAAAAATGGAAGTTGACTGGTGTTGTGGCCTTATCGGAGTGCCATTTAGAG GCAGTACCTGAAGAAGTATGGTCTTGTGAATCTTCTATAAGAGTATTGGACATCAGCAACAACCTTATTCGTGAAGTACCAACTAAAGTTGGATTATTGCAGTCACTGAAT AAGTTGTTGCTGAATGCAAATAATATAACTGATGACAGCATAAGTTGGGAGGGTCTATCATCCCTGAAGTCTTTGACTGTTTTATCAATTAACCAAAACTG TTTAACTATGTTGCCATCTACAGTGGGCACCTTAACTTCGCTTTGCCAACTCCATCTTTCATACAACAAGATCACAAGCTTACCAGATGAATTGGGATCATTGAATAAACTTGAGATACTGAAAGTTGCCAATAATAG GTTGAGTTCAATACCTTCGATTATAGGAAATTGCAAATCTCTTGTTGAG ATCGATTTATCATGTAATCTGCTAGTTGATCTTCCAGAAACTGTTGGGAATTTGCTTGATTTAAAG GTCCTGATTCTCAGAAACAACGGACTTAAATCCCTCCCTTCAGCATTATTTAAAATGTGTACTCAATTGTCGACGCTGGACCTACATGGCACTCAAATTACCAATGATTCTCTTCGCCAG GTAGAGGACAATAAAAGG GTTGAAGGATGGAAAGATTTTGATGAACGCCGGCGTTCAAAGCATCAGAAACAACTCGATTTCCGCGTGGGGTCTTCAGGGGTGTTTGATGAGGGTGCGGACGATGATCAAATCCACAGATAG
- the LOC122042923 gene encoding zinc finger MYM-type protein 1-like codes for MHRFFKRKTPESEEQNIGDVTVGEFDFSQLLADPRLRIPICSYNANIRDQVRRIYLQKGPCQPSGYEFPKRKFGVSQFRRFNPSWFKEFGDWLEYSIEKDAAYCLYCYLFKTTKGKQAGGETFVSEGFTNWKGKDRLNIHVGQHDSEHHKARMNCEALMNQDEHIQSILHKQSKQMRNDYRIRLNASIDCIRVLLRQGNSFQGHDETEGSLNPGNFLILLEFLGAHNKEINDVILKNAPKNCKLTSPDIQNDIVRACASETINVIIKDIGNSLFSILVDESRDVSMKEQMSVVLRYVDSSGHVNERFIGIEHVTSTTALSLKAAIDKMFSKYNLSIANVRGQGFDGASNMQGKFNGLKALILKENPCAFYIHCFAHQLQLALIAVAKKNLPISNFFRIVGDVVNVVGSSCKRSDLLKKKHSDFIVEALERDEISSGRGLNQETTLQRAGDTRWGSHYNSLISLISMFSAVSDVLEVISEDDSSSPDQKTEAFNLLESILSFDFAFNLHLMKHVLGISSELSTTLQKKDQDIANAMDLVQAFDKKKLLQLAEFYPQDFSRFDLLVLDDQLETYICDMRSNKALQGLKGLSDLSEKLVMSKKNIVYPLVFKLLTLALILPVATATVERVFSAMRIVKDRLRNRMSDDWMNDSLIVYVEKDIFLMVDNEAIIQKFQNMKTRKEQL; via the exons ATgcatagattttttaaaagaaaaactccAGAATCAGAAGAACAAAATATTGGAGATGTTACAGTtggagaatttgatttttcacaATTACTAGCAGATCCTAGACTAAGGATTCCAATTTGTTCTTATAATGCTAACATtagggatcaagttcgaaggaTATATTTGCAAAAAGGCCCATGCCAACCTTCAGGTTATGAATTCCCAAAACGAAAATTTGGAGTAAGCCAATTTAGACGGTTTAATCCTTCATGGTTTAAGGAATTTGGTGATTGGTTGGAATATAGTATAGAAAAAGATGCGGCATATTGTTTGTATTGTTATCTCTTCAAGACAACTAAGGGAAAACAAGCAGGAGGAGAGACTTTTGTTAGCGAAGGATTCACAAATTGGAAGGGTAAAGATAGATTAAACATTCATGTTGGCCAACATGATAGTGAACATCATAAAGCTCGAatgaattgtgaagctttgatGAATCAAGATGAGCACATTCAATCAATTTTGCACAAACAGTCAAAGCAAATGCGAAATGATTATCGTATCCGTCTCAATGCTTCGATTGATTGTATCAGAGTTTTGTTGCGACAAGGGAATTCATTTCAGGGTCATGATGAGACTGAAGGTTCTCTTAATCCGGGAAACTTTCTTATTCTACTGGAGTTTTTAGGTGCTCATAATAAAGAGATTAATGATGTGATATTGAAAAATGCTCCTAAAAATTGCAAGTTAACATCACCGGATATTCAGAATGATATAGTAAGGGCCTGTGCATCTGAAACAATTAATGTTATTATCAAAGATATTGGTAATTCATTATTCTCTATTTTAGTTGATGAATCTCGTGATGTGTCAATGAAGGAGCAAATGTCAGTTGTTTTGCGCTATGTGGATAGTAGTGGGCATGTAAATGAGCGTTTTATTGGAATTGAACATGTTACTAGTACTACAGCACTCTCACTTAAAGCTGCTATTGATAAGATGTTCTCTAAATATAATTTGAGCATAGCTAATGTGAGAGGACAAGGTTTTGATGGAGCAAGTAATATGCAAGGTAAATTTAATGGTCTAAAAGCACTCATTTTAAAGGAGAACCCATGTGCATTTTACATACATTGTTTTGCCCATCAGCTTCAACTAGCTCTTATAGCTGTGGCCAAGAAAAATCTTCCAATTTCTAATTTCTTTCGTATTGTTGGTGATGTGGTAAATGTTGTTGGATCATCTTGCAAACGTTCTGATCTTCTTAAGAAGAAACATTCAGATTTTATTGTTGAGGCACTAGAGAGGGATGAAATTTCAAGTGGTCGAGGACTTAATCAAGAAACTACCCTTCAACGTGCTGGGGATACACGTTGGGGGTCACATTACAATTCTTTGATCAGTTTGATTTCTATGTTCTCTGCTGTCAGTGATGTGCTTGAAGTGATTTCAGAAGATGATTCTAGTTCTCCTGATCAAAAAACTGAGGCATTTAATTTATTGGAGTCAATACTTTCATTTGATTTTGCATTCAATCTACACTTGATGAAACATGTCTTAGGGATTTCGAGTGAATTGTCGACGACATTACAAAAGAAAGATCAGGATATTGCAAATGCAATGGATTTGGTACAA GCTTTTGACAAGAAAAAATTGTTGCAACTGGCTGAGTTTTATCCACAAGATTTCTCAAGATTTGATCTTCTCGTACTTGATGATCAACTGGAAACTTATATATGTGATATGCGTTCTAACAAAGCACTTCAAGGATTGAAAGGCCTCAGTGATCTTTCAGAGAAGTTAGTTATGTCAAAGAAAAATATAGTGTATCCATTGGTTTTTAAGCTTTTGACATTAGCATTAATTTTACCGGTTGCGACCGCGACGGTAGAGAGAGTGTTTTCTGCCATGAGAATTGTGAAAGACAGGTTGCGCAATCGAATGAGTGATGATTGGATGAATGATAGTCTTATTGTCTATGTAGAGAAAGATATATTTCTAATGGTTGATAATGAAGCTATTATACAAAAGTTTCAAAATATGAAGACTCGGAAAGAACAATTGTAA
- the LOC121982767 gene encoding pectinesterase-like produces MSFMAMIFGSQVALSCIVFCFLFPAPVAPAGVDHCEGTLYPELCASTLSVIPDLHAKSLPDVICATINASEAAVNAAAKNCSNYLRHHSYALDGRERYALSDCLDLFSQTLDELAVAASDLSRRNPSSLIDDVRTVLSAAITNQDTCLDGFAYVGHDGGYRHAIESRLYHLSHMVSNSLAMAGKIQRREPRRKEALEGYGELDAVSEFPAWLPKKDRRLLQAATNETKADLVVAKDGSGNFTTVSEAVEAAPSNGKQRFVIHVKAGTYLENVEVTKKKKNLMLMGDGIGKTVIKASRNVVDGWTTFRSATVAVVGDGFLMRDLTVENSAGPSKHQAVALRVGADLSAFYRCSFVGYQDTLYAHSLRQFFRNCDVYGTVDFIFGNAAVVLQNCSLYARRPLDNQQNIFTAQGREDPNQNTGISIHNCKVAAASDLAPVQSSFRTYLGRPWKEYSRTVFMQSSLDSLIAPAGWLEWNGSFALKTLYYGEYMNRGAGAGTSGRVNWPGYRVINSSVEASKFTVAAFIQGDQWLTSVPFLAGLA; encoded by the exons ATGAGTTTCATGGCGATGATCTTTGGCAGCCAGGTCGCTCTTTCATGCATTGTCTTCTGTTTTCTTTTTCCGGCGCCGGTGGCACCCGCCGGAGTCGATCACTGCGAAGGCACTCTGTACCCAGAACTGTGCGCCTCCACCCTCTCGGTCATCCCGGATCTCCACGCCAAGTCCCTCCCCGACGTCATCTGCGCCACCATCAACGCTTCTGAGGCAGCCGTCAACGCCGCCGCCAAGAATTGCTCCAACTACCTCCGCCACCACAGCTACGCCCTGGACGGCCGCGAGCGCTACGCCCTCTCCGACTGCCTCGATCTCTTCTCGCAGACCCTCGACGAGCTGGCCGTCGCCGCGTCCGACCTCTCCCGCCGCAACCCGTCCTCCCTGATCGACGATGTCCGCACCGTCCTCTCGGCCGCCATCACCAACCAGGACACCTGCCTCGACGGTTTCGCCTACGTCGGCCACGACGGCGGATACCGCCACGCCATCGAGAGCCGGCTCTACCACCTGTCGCACATGGTCAGCAACTCCCTTGCCATGGCGGGGAAGATACAGCGGCGGGAACCTCGCCGTAAAGAGGCCCTGGAGGGGTACGGCGAGTTGGACGCCGTCAGCGAGTTCCCTGCGTGGTTGCCCAAGAAGGACCGGAGGCTGCTGCAGGCGGCGACTAACGAGACGAAGGCGGACTTGGTGGTGGCGAAAGACGGAAGCGGGAACTTCACGACGGTGAGCGAGGCGGTGGAGGCGGCGCCGAGCAACGGGAAGCAGAGGTTCGTGATCCACGTGAAGGCGGGGACGTACCTGGAGAACGTGGAGGtgacgaagaagaagaaaaacttgATGTTAATGGGCGACGGGATCGGGAAGACGGTGATCAAAGCCAGCAGGAACGTGGTGGATGGATGGACCACCTTCCGGTCAGCCACCGTCG CGGTGGTGGGCGACGGGTTTCTGATGCGCGATCTGACGGTGGAGAACTCGGCGGGGCCGAGCAAGCACCAGGCCGTGGCCCTCCGCGTCGGCGCCGACCTCTCCGCCTTCTACCGCTGCAGCTTCGTGGGTTACCAGGACACCCTCTACGCCCACTCGCTCCGCCAGTTCTTCCGCAACTGCGACGTCTACGGCACCGTCGACTTCATCTTCGGCAACGCCGCCGTGGTGCTCCAGAACTGCAGCCTCTACGCCCGCCGCCCCCTCGACAACCAGCAGAACATCTTCACGGCGCAGGGGCGGGAGGACCCCAACCAGAACACCGGCATCTCCATTCATAACTGCAAGGTCGCggccgcctccgacctggcgccGGTTCAGTCCAGCTTCCGGACCTACCTCGGTCGGCCTTGGAAGGAGTACTCCCGCACCGTCTTCATGCAGTCCTCCCTCGACAGCTTGATCGCGCCGGCGGGGTGGTTGGAGTGGAACGGGAGTTTCGCGCTGAAAACTCTGTATTACGGGGAGTACATGAACAGGGGGGCTGGGGCGGGCACCTCCGGCCGGGTGAATTGGCCCGGCTACAGGGTCATCAACAGCTCGGTCGAGGCGAGCAAGTTCACGGTGGCGGCCTTCATCCAGGGGGATCAATGGCTGACTTCCGTGCCTTTTCTCGCCGGATTAGCGTAA
- the LOC121982755 gene encoding phosphoinositide phospholipase C 6-like: MGTYTCCLCFTRRFRSAEVQPPADVRAAFEAHTEGATHMNADQLRRFLNEAQGEATPDDADRIIEQTIQLRPRQPFLAILSKPALTVEDFYNYLFSEDLNPPVRSQVHQDMTAPLSHYYIYTGHNSYLTGNQLSSDCSDVPIIKALQDGVRVIELDMWPNSTKDDIDILHGRTLTSPVELIKCLRSIKEYAFTASPYPVIITLEDHLTPDLQAKVAQMVVETFGDMLYYPESESSNEFPSPEALKERIIISTKPPKEYLEAKNDKENNCDTQDVNESDDEAWGKEVPDVQTELESADKTGEDNSDDGDDSDDDDQKVNQSSPPEYKSLITIRAGKPKGDLSDALKVDPDKLRRLSLSEKELAKAAASHGLDLVRFTQRNLLRIYPKGTRVNSSNYNPFVGWIHGAQMVAFNMQGYGRSLWLMHGFYKVNGGCGYVKKPEFLLKNEPNDGNFDPKAKFPVKKTLKVKVYMGDGWRVDFNQTHFDSYSPPDFYTRLGIAGVPSDTTMKKTKAIEDNWIPVWDEEFIFPLTVPELALLRIEVHEHDKSGKDDFAGQTCLPVSELRQGFRSVPLFDRKGMKFKSVRLLMRFEFE, from the exons ATGGGGACCTACACCTGCTGCCTCTGCTTCACCCGCCGCTTCCGCTCCGCCGAGGTCCAGCCGCCAGCCGACGTCCGCGCCGCCTTCGAAGCCCACACCGAGGGCGCCACCCACATGAACGCCGATCAACTCCGCCGTTTCCTGAACGAAGCGCAGGGCGAGGCCACCCCCGATGATGCTGATCGGATCATCGAGCAGACCATCCAGCTTCGCCCACGCCAGCCCTTCCTTGCTATCCTCTCCAAGCCCGCATTGACCGTAGAAGACTTCTATAACTACCTCTTCTCTGAGGATCTCAATCCTCCTGTTCGATCTCAG GTTCACCAAGATATGACTGCTCCATTATCCCACTATTACATCTATACAGGGCATAATTCATACTTGACTGGGAATCAGCTGAGCAGTGATTGCAGTGATGTTCCAATTATAAAAGCACTCCAAGATGGTGTTAGAGTAATTGAGTTAGATATGTGGCCTAATTCTACTAAAGATGACATTGATATTCTCCATGGAAG GACATTGACATCTCCAGTGGAGCTTATTAAATGCCTAAGGTCCATCAAGGAGTATGCCTTTACTGCATCACCATATCCTGTCATCATAACTTTAGAGGACCATCTTACTCCTGATCTTCAGGCCAAAGTAGCCCAG ATGGTTGTAGAAACATTTGGAGACATGCTATACTACCCTGAATCAGAATCTTCTAATGAATTCCCTTCACCAGAAGCATTAAAGGAAAGGATTATTATTTCAACCAAACCACCAAAAGAGTATCTTGAAGCTAAGAATGACAAAGAAAATAATTGTGACACCCAAGATGTGAATGAATCAGATGATGAAGCTTGGGGGAAAGAGGTTCCTGATGTTCAGACTGAGCTTGAATCTGCTGATAAG ACTGGAGAAGATAATTCAGATGATGGTGATGATAGTGATGATGATGACCAAAAAGTAAATCAGAGTTCCCCACCAGAGTACAAGTCTTTGATCACTATTCGTGCTGGAAAACCTAAGGGCGATTTAAGTGATGCACTAAAAGTTGATCCAGATAAACTCAGACGTCTCAGTTTGAGTGAGAAGGAACTTGCAAAGGCAGCTGCTTCTCATGGTCTGGATCTAGTGAG ATTTACGCAGAGAAATCTTCTTCGGATATATCCAAAGGGTACACGTGTCAATTCTTCTAATTATAACCCATTCGTTGGATGGATTCATGGTGCTCAGATGGTGGCATTTAATATGCAG GGATATGGAAGGTCATTGTGGTTGATGCATGGATTCTATAAAGTCAATGGAGGATGCGGATACGTAAAGAAACCTGAATTCTTGCTGAAGAATGAACCAAACGATGGTAATTTTGATCCTAAAGCTAAATTTCCAGTAAAGAAAACCTTGAAG GTCAAAGTATACATGGGCGATGGTTGGCGCGTGGATTTCAACCAAACACATTTTGATTCATATTCACCTCCAGATTTCTATACAAGA CTAGGGATCGCAGGGGTGCCATCTGACACCACAATGAAGAAAACAAAGGCAATAGAGGATAACTGGATCCCAGTTTGGGACGAGGAGTTCATCTTCCCATTGACGGTGCCTGAACTCGCCCTGCTGAGGATAGAAGTGCACGAGCACGACAAGTCAGGGAAAGATGACTTCGCAGGGCAAACATGCTTGCCAGTTTCCGAGCTACGACAAGGGTTCCGATCAGTGCCACTCTTTGATCGTAAAGGAATGAAGTTTAAATCCGTTAGACTGCTCATGAGATTTGAATTCGAGTAA